The following are encoded in a window of Scophthalmus maximus strain ysfricsl-2021 chromosome 6, ASM2237912v1, whole genome shotgun sequence genomic DNA:
- the LOC118309596 gene encoding polymeric immunoglobulin receptor isoform X2, with protein sequence MMKSFLLLIVLSLITGCEAREEEVEEEEEEEEEDRCQGGWVEFTCKYPIEKEKYQTIKVVSPSKVSIESSRQNEWVDDGKLSLYHNTSDRSVRVVVKSLTRSDLGKYRCKFDQRQTETNLKLKHARCQNPRTESATEKTTHTITCDFSGKLKKREKFLCKEEGSGCVEIQSTGRFTLTTSRRRLDVSVSSVSSQDAGVYWCGLRSEDKNSRTGLGRIQLQVQKATWLPGVIFGVVSAAVSVLVFVLIYRRYKGSKTTINEDAQSEDHGYAEIEECPQKSHSGTGEKTLYVTANFPTNPSAFTHPPDVQSQLGSGDVSGDTSYNVGGHDQRPASSTVNQPSSSSENPPSFSNDSLH encoded by the exons ATGATGAagagcttcctcctcctcatcgtcctctcACTGATCACAG GCTGCgaggccagagaagaagaagtagaagaagaagaagaagaagaagaagaagacagatgCCAGGGAGGATGGGTCGAATTCACCTGCAAATATCccatagaaaaagaaaagtatcaAACCATCAAGGTCGTCTCTCCCAGTAAAGTTTCCATAGAGAGCAGTCGACAGAACGAGTGGGTCGACGACGGGAAACTTTCCCTCTACCATAACACGAGTGATCGATCTGTCAGGGTCGTCGTCAAATCACTAACAAGAAGTGATTTGGGGAAATACCGGTGTAAATTTGACCAAAGACAAACCGaaacaaatctgaaactgaaaCATG CCCGCTGCCAGAATCCGAGAACTGAGTCTGCAACAGAAAAGaccacacacacgatcacatgCGACTTCTCAGGCAAGttgaagaagagagaaaagtttCTCTGCAAAGAGGAAGGTTCTGGGTGTGTGGAAATTCAGTCAACTGGGAGGTTCACACTCACAACCAGCAGGCGTCGCCTCGACGTGTCCGTCAGCAGCGTGTCGTCACAGGATGCTGGTGTCTACTGGTGTGGACTGCGATCAGAAGACAAGAATAGCAGAACTGGACTCGGACGAATACAGCTGCAGGTTCAGA AGGCCACTTGGTTACCCGGTGTAATCTTTGGAGTCGTCTCAGCAGCTGTTTCggtgcttgtgtttgttctcATCTACAGAC gatACAAGGGTTCAAAAACCACAATAAATGAAGACGCACAGAGCgag GATCACGGCTATGCAGAGATAGAAGAGTGCCCGCAGAAGTCGCACTCGGGAACTGGAGAGAAAACACTTTACGTCACTGCCAACTTCCCCACAAACCCCTCTGCCTTCACTCATCCGCCCGACGTCCAGTCTCAACTCGGCTCTGGTGACGTGAGTGGTGACACAAGTTACAACGTGGGGGGCCACGACCAGCGTCCCGCCTCCTCTACTGTCAATCAACCGTCCAGTTCCTCTGAAAACCCCCCTAGCTTTTCCAACGACAGTCTGCACTGA
- the LOC118309596 gene encoding uncharacterized protein LOC118309596 isoform X1 encodes MMKSFLLLIVLSLITGCEAREEEVEEEEEEEEEDRCQGGWVEFTCKYPIEKEKYQTIKVVSPSKVSIESSRQNEWVDDGKLSLYHNTSDRSVRVVVKSLTRSDLGKYRCKFDQRQTETNLKLKHARCQNPRTESATEKTTHTITCDFSGKLKKREKFLCKEEGSGCVEIQSTGRFTLTTSRRRLDVSVSSVSSQDAGVYWCGLRSEDKNSRTGLGRIQLQVQIPPTASTPSIHQSPVSSTSSVQSTTVSAGRREATWLPGVIFGVVSAAVSVLVFVLIYRRYKGSKTTINEDAQSEDHGYAEIEECPQKSHSGTGEKTLYVTANFPTNPSAFTHPPDVQSQLGSGDVSGDTSYNVGGHDQRPASSTVNQPSSSSENPPSFSNDSLH; translated from the exons ATGATGAagagcttcctcctcctcatcgtcctctcACTGATCACAG GCTGCgaggccagagaagaagaagtagaagaagaagaagaagaagaagaagaagacagatgCCAGGGAGGATGGGTCGAATTCACCTGCAAATATCccatagaaaaagaaaagtatcaAACCATCAAGGTCGTCTCTCCCAGTAAAGTTTCCATAGAGAGCAGTCGACAGAACGAGTGGGTCGACGACGGGAAACTTTCCCTCTACCATAACACGAGTGATCGATCTGTCAGGGTCGTCGTCAAATCACTAACAAGAAGTGATTTGGGGAAATACCGGTGTAAATTTGACCAAAGACAAACCGaaacaaatctgaaactgaaaCATG CCCGCTGCCAGAATCCGAGAACTGAGTCTGCAACAGAAAAGaccacacacacgatcacatgCGACTTCTCAGGCAAGttgaagaagagagaaaagtttCTCTGCAAAGAGGAAGGTTCTGGGTGTGTGGAAATTCAGTCAACTGGGAGGTTCACACTCACAACCAGCAGGCGTCGCCTCGACGTGTCCGTCAGCAGCGTGTCGTCACAGGATGCTGGTGTCTACTGGTGTGGACTGCGATCAGAAGACAAGAATAGCAGAACTGGACTCGGACGAATACAGCTGCAGGTTCAGA TTCCTCCAACTGCATCAACAccgtccatccatcaatccCCTGTATCCTCTACTTCCTCCGTCCAGTCAACCACTGTGTCTGCTGGGCGTCGTG AGGCCACTTGGTTACCCGGTGTAATCTTTGGAGTCGTCTCAGCAGCTGTTTCggtgcttgtgtttgttctcATCTACAGAC gatACAAGGGTTCAAAAACCACAATAAATGAAGACGCACAGAGCgag GATCACGGCTATGCAGAGATAGAAGAGTGCCCGCAGAAGTCGCACTCGGGAACTGGAGAGAAAACACTTTACGTCACTGCCAACTTCCCCACAAACCCCTCTGCCTTCACTCATCCGCCCGACGTCCAGTCTCAACTCGGCTCTGGTGACGTGAGTGGTGACACAAGTTACAACGTGGGGGGCCACGACCAGCGTCCCGCCTCCTCTACTGTCAATCAACCGTCCAGTTCCTCTGAAAACCCCCCTAGCTTTTCCAACGACAGTCTGCACTGA